A genomic stretch from Bacillus sp. N1-1 includes:
- a CDS encoding F0F1 ATP synthase subunit epsilon, with protein MNTLKVSVVTPDGPVYEGEAELVSVKAKSGELGILPGHIPLVAPLTINAVRFKNGADTHLLAVSGGFVEVRPKQVTILAESAELPSDIDVERARAAKERAEQRLDQAKQDNVDFKRAELALKRAINRLDLAGK; from the coding sequence ATGAATACATTGAAAGTCAGTGTAGTCACCCCTGACGGCCCGGTATACGAAGGGGAAGCTGAATTGGTCAGCGTAAAAGCAAAGAGCGGTGAGCTCGGTATTTTACCAGGACACATTCCGCTTGTTGCCCCTCTTACAATCAATGCGGTGCGTTTCAAAAATGGAGCGGATACACATTTACTGGCCGTTAGCGGTGGGTTTGTTGAAGTAAGACCAAAGCAAGTAACGATTCTTGCTGAGTCTGCTGAATTACCTTCTGATATTGACGTGGAACGCGCACGTGCAGCGAAGGAAAGAGCGGAACAACGCTTGGATCAAGCGAAGCAAGACAATGTTGATTTCAAACGCGCTGAGCTAGCGCTTAAGCGTGCAATCAACCGCCTTGATTTGGCAGGTAAATAA
- the atpD gene encoding F0F1 ATP synthase subunit beta, with product MNKGYITQVMGPVVDVKFESGKLPEIYNALKVNYIAQTGAEESIELTLEVALHLGDNSVRTVAMGSTDGLVRGVDALDTGAPISVPVGDITLGRVFNVLGEKIDLNEELGEVRRDPIHRLAPVFENLSTTTDILETGIKVVDLLAPYVKGGKIGLFGGAGVGKTVLIQELINNIAQEHGGISVFAGVGERTREGNDLYYEMTDSGVIKKTAMVFGQMNEPPGARMRVALSGLTMAEYFRDEQGQDVLLFIDNIYRFTQAGSEVSALLGRMPSAVGYQPTLATEMGQLQERITSTNKGSVTSIQAIYVPADDYTDPAPATTFAHLDATTNLERKLSEQGIYPAVDPLASTSRALSPEIVGDEHYNTAREVQQTLQRYKELQDIIAILGMDELSDEDKLTVSRARRIQFFLSQNFHVAEQFTGQKGSYVPVKETIKGFKEILDGKHDDIPEDAFRLVGTIEEVVEKAKQMA from the coding sequence ATGAACAAGGGATACATTACCCAGGTTATGGGTCCGGTTGTAGACGTTAAGTTTGAGAGCGGCAAGCTCCCAGAAATCTACAACGCCCTTAAAGTTAACTATATCGCTCAAACCGGTGCTGAAGAGAGCATCGAATTGACGCTTGAAGTCGCGCTTCACCTTGGCGATAACTCTGTTCGTACCGTAGCAATGGGTTCAACAGACGGACTTGTACGTGGAGTTGATGCTCTAGATACAGGTGCACCGATCTCCGTTCCAGTTGGAGATATCACGCTAGGCCGTGTATTTAACGTCCTAGGTGAGAAAATTGACCTTAATGAAGAGCTCGGCGAAGTTCGCCGCGATCCGATTCACCGTCTTGCACCAGTATTTGAGAACCTTTCAACAACAACTGATATTCTTGAAACAGGAATCAAAGTAGTAGATCTTCTTGCACCATACGTTAAAGGTGGTAAGATCGGTCTCTTCGGTGGTGCCGGTGTAGGTAAAACGGTGCTTATCCAGGAACTGATCAACAACATCGCACAAGAGCACGGCGGTATCTCTGTATTCGCTGGTGTTGGTGAACGTACGCGTGAAGGTAATGACCTTTACTACGAGATGACTGATTCTGGCGTTATTAAGAAAACAGCAATGGTATTCGGTCAAATGAACGAACCACCAGGTGCACGTATGCGTGTTGCTCTTTCAGGTCTTACAATGGCAGAATACTTCCGTGATGAGCAAGGACAAGACGTTCTTCTCTTTATCGATAACATCTACCGCTTTACACAAGCTGGTTCAGAGGTATCGGCATTGCTTGGACGTATGCCATCAGCAGTAGGTTACCAGCCTACACTTGCTACTGAGATGGGTCAACTTCAAGAGCGTATTACTTCAACTAACAAAGGTTCTGTTACTTCAATCCAGGCAATCTACGTACCAGCCGATGACTATACTGACCCGGCTCCGGCAACGACGTTTGCTCACCTTGATGCAACAACAAACCTTGAACGTAAACTATCTGAGCAAGGTATCTACCCTGCGGTGGATCCACTTGCTTCAACTTCTCGTGCGCTTTCTCCGGAAATCGTTGGAGATGAGCACTACAACACTGCGCGTGAAGTGCAACAAACACTTCAGCGCTACAAAGAGCTTCAAGACATCATCGCAATCCTTGGTATGGATGAGCTTTCTGATGAAGATAAGCTAACTGTTTCTCGCGCTCGTCGCATTCAGTTCTTCCTTTCTCAGAACTTCCACGTAGCTGAACAGTTTACTGGACAAAAAGGTTCATACGTACCAGTTAAAGAAACAATCAAAGGATTCAAAGAAATCCTTGATGGTAAACACGATGATATTCCAGAGGACGCATTCCGTCTTGTTGGGACAATTGAAGAAGTAGTAGAAAAGGCAAAACAGATGGCTTAA
- a CDS encoding F0F1 ATP synthase subunit gamma, which produces MASLRDIKSRITSTKKTKQITKAMQMVSAAKLNRAEMNAKSFVPYMEKIQEVVGSIANGSSGGSHPMLESREVKKTGYVVITSDRGLAGAYNSSVLRHVYRTINERHNSTDEYAIIVAGKVGLSFFKKRGMPVVESVVGLSDQPAFADIKDIASRTVGMFEDGAFDELYLYYNHYVSAIQQDLTERKLLPLTDIETGGGKSLASYEYEPSEEEILEILLPQYAESLIYGALLDAKAAEHASRMTAMRSATDNADDLIGDLTLSYNRARQASITQELTEIVSGAAALE; this is translated from the coding sequence ATGGCATCTTTACGCGACATTAAGTCGAGAATTACGTCGACGAAGAAAACAAAGCAGATTACAAAAGCAATGCAGATGGTTTCGGCTGCGAAATTGAACCGTGCTGAAATGAATGCCAAGTCATTCGTTCCATACATGGAGAAAATTCAAGAAGTTGTTGGAAGCATTGCAAATGGATCAAGCGGCGGAAGTCATCCGATGCTAGAAAGTCGTGAAGTGAAGAAAACGGGCTATGTGGTGATCACATCTGACCGTGGACTTGCTGGGGCATACAATAGCTCGGTACTACGTCATGTGTATAGAACAATTAATGAGCGTCATAACTCAACTGATGAGTACGCGATTATCGTAGCTGGTAAAGTAGGCCTTTCCTTCTTTAAAAAGCGCGGAATGCCTGTTGTTGAAAGTGTCGTTGGTCTTTCAGATCAGCCTGCTTTTGCAGACATTAAAGACATTGCATCTCGAACAGTTGGGATGTTTGAAGACGGAGCTTTCGATGAGCTATATCTTTATTACAACCACTATGTAAGTGCCATTCAGCAAGATTTAACGGAGAGAAAACTTCTTCCGTTAACGGATATTGAGACAGGCGGAGGGAAATCACTCGCAAGCTACGAGTATGAGCCATCTGAAGAAGAAATTCTTGAAATCCTCCTTCCTCAATATGCTGAAAGCTTGATCTACGGAGCGCTTCTCGATGCGAAAGCAGCAGAGCACGCATCCCGTATGACAGCGATGAGAAGTGCGACAGACAATGCGGACGATCTTATCGGCGACCTTACACTATCCTACAACCGTGCTCGTCAGGCTTCGATTACTCAGGAACTAACTGAGATTGTGTCTGGTGCAGCGGCGTTAGAATAG